The Shewanella halotolerans region GCACTCCACCAGCTCGCCCTTGTCGATAATGCCAATGTTGCGGCACAGCATCTCGGCCTCTTCCAGGTAGTGGGTGGTCAAGATGATGGTCACCCCCTGGCGGTTAAGATCCGTCAGGAAGGTCCACATGGAGCGTCTGAGCTCGATATCTACCCCGGCGGTGGGCTCATCCAGGATCAGCAGCTTGGGCTCGTGCATCAGGGCGCGGGCGATCATCAGGCGGCGCTTCATGCCGCCCGAAAGCGCGCGAGATGGGCTGTTGCGCTTGTCCCACAGGTCCAGCTGACTCAGGTATTTCTTGGCGCGCTCGAAAGCCACCTCGCGGGAGACGCCGAAATAGCCGGCCTGATTGACCACTATCTGCTGCACTGTCTCAAACTGGTTGAAGTTAAACTCCTGGGGTACCAGGCCGATGGACATCTTGGCCAGCTCCAGCTGAGTGTCGATATCGTGTTCGAACACCTTCACCTTGCCGGAACTCTTCTGCACCAGGGAGCAGATCACCCCGATCGTGGTGGACTTGCCGGCACCGTTAGGGCCCAGCAGGGCAAAGAAATCCCCCGCCTCGACCTTAAGGCTGATCCCTTTTACCGCTTCGACGCCGCCCTTGTAGGTTTTTCTGAGCGAGTCGATAACTAAAGCATATGGCTCTTTGGTCATTAGTGACTTCCGTTATCCTGATCTTGAAATTGGTATTGGTATGAAAAAACAAAAACTCCCGCACAAAGCAGGAGTTTCAAATCTTAACGACGGCGCGATTAATCTAGGGGTACGACTTTAGCTATGTAAGGCAGGTTGCGATACTGCTCGGCATAGTCGATACCATAGCCGACGATAAACTCATCGGGAATGGTGAAGCCGATAAAGTCTACCGGTACATCAACCTCGCGACGCTCTGGCTTGTCCAGCAAGGTACAGAGGGCCAGGCTCTTAGGTTCGCGCAGCAATAGCATCTCGCGCACCTTGTTCAGGGTATTACCCGAATCGATCAGGTCTTCGACGATCAACACGTCACGGCCTTCGATATCCGACTGCACATCCTTTAGGATCTTCACGTCGCGCGAACTGGTCATGGCGTTGCCGTAGCTGGATACCGACATGAAATCGATCTCAACGTGGCCCTTGATGCGGCGGCAGAGGTCGGCCATAAAGACCACAGACCCCTTCAGCAGGCCAACCATTAGCAGGCGTTCGCTATTGGCGTAATGGGCATTGATCTGCGCTGCCAGGATATCCAGTTGTTGTTCAATCTCATCTGCCGAGATCATCACTTCGGTAGTGTGTTTCATACTCTTCTCAAATTTGTGTTAATTGTCGCGGTTGTCGGCACTGTGCTTATCATAGCCCCAACGCTTGGTTAACCCGTGGTCGACACCCAGATGGTCTAAGATCCGAGCGACCATGAAGTCTACCAGATCTTCAACCGATTTGGGATCATGATAAAAGCCGGGAGCCGCCGGCATTATGGTGGTGCCAAGGCGCGACAGGGACAGCATATGCTCTAAGTGTATGCTGCTAAAGGGGGTTTCTCTGGGCACCAGGATAAGCTGACCACGCTCTTTTATCACCACATCGGCGGCCCGTTCCAGCAGGCTATTGCTCATGCCGGTGGCCACCGCCGCCAGGGTGCCTGTACTGCAGGGGCATATCACCATCTGCTTAGGCGCAGCCGAGCCAGAGGCCGGTGGCGAGAACCACTCCTCCTTGCCCAGCACATACAGCTCACCGGCCACCTCATTGCCGCGCTCGGCAAACAGCGCCAGCAACTGGGCCTTGGCCTTATCGCCGTTGGCGCTGAGCTGCAACCCATGTTCGGTGGCCAGCACCACGCGCGCCGCGCTGGAGATCATCAAAAATACCTGATAATCGGCCATCAACAGGCATTCCAGCAGCTTGAGTCCGTATGGCGCCCCGCTGGCGCCGGTCCAGGCCAGGCTGATCGCCTTGGCCCGCTTGGGATAATTCATATCACTCTCTATGTTGAAGACCCGAGTCTAACCCTTACTGGCTAGACTCAAGCCTTGATCTCTTCCAGCTTAGCCAGCAGCTTGCCATGCAGGCCGCCGAATCCCCCGTTGCTCATCACTATGATGGTATCGCCGAGCCTTGCCGCCGCAGCCACGGTCTCGACCAGCTCATCTATCTGGTATAGCACAGTCACAGGCAACTCGGCCTTGGCCATGGCCGCTTCCACGTCCCAGTCGATATTGTCCGCCTGATACAAGTAGGCAGCATCGGCCAGCGCCATGGAGCCCGCCAGAGTGTCCTTATGCACGCCGCGTTTCATGGTGTTAGAGCGCGGCTCCAGCACCACTATGATGCGACCTTCGCCCACCTTGGCGCGGCAGCCCTGTAGTGTGGTGGCAATCGCCGTCGGGTGGTGAGCAAAGTCGTCATACACGGCGATATCATTCACAGTGCCGATAAGCTCCATGCGACGCTTTGGCGGCGCGAAGCGGGTCAACGCCTCGATAGCCGCCGCGGGCTTGACGCCCACATGACGGGCCGCGGCGATCGCCATGGTGGCGTTTTCCACGTTGTGCAGACCGATGAGCGACCAGTCGAGCACGCCCTGGGACTCACCGTCGAAGAAGACCTCGAAGCTGTGGCCATCCTCGCTCAGCAGCTCGCTGTACCAGCCTGGGCTACCCGCCATCAGGTTATAGGTCTCCTGCTCGCTCCAGCAGCCCATGTCGATCACCTCGCGCACCGCGTCACTGGCGGATGGCCAGATCACCTTGCCCTGACCCGGTACTGTACGTATTACGTGATTAAACTGACGCTGGATCGCCTTTAAATCATCGAAGATATCGGCGTGGTCGAACTCCAGGTTATTGATCACCAGAGTGCGCGGCTGATAGTGGACAAACTTGGAGCGTTTATCGAAGAAGGCGCTGTCATACTCATCCGCCTCCACCACGAAGAAGGGGGAATCTCCCAACCGCGCCGACACGCCGAAGTTTTGCGGCACGCCGCCGATCAAGAAGCCCGGCCCATAGCCACAATCTTCTAAGATCCACGCCAACATGCTGGAGGTCGATGTCTTACCATGGGTACCCGACACCGCCAGCACCCAACGATTGGGCAGAATATGTTCGGCCAGAAACTGTGGCCCAGAGGTGTATCTCAGGCCACGGTTGAGCACAGCCTCGACACAGGGATTACCGCGACTCATGGCATTACCTATCACCACCAGATCCGGCGCATCGTCCTCGTTTTGCCCCAGCTGACTCGGGTCGAAACCCTGGATCAGTTCTATCCCCTGCTCCTCGAGCTGAGTGCTCATGGGCGGATAGACGTTGGCATCGCTGCCCGTGACCTTGTGACCGTTAGCGCGAGCAAGGAGTGCGAGACCACCCATAAAGGTGCCGCAGATCCCTAAGATATGTACATGCATGGGGTTGGCTCTGGATAGGAATAATCTGGGGGTTATTCTAACGATTCGTGTCACCATTGTCAGTTAACAATGGTTTAAATAACGTTTTGATGACTAACGTCATGTTGAAGGTTTATCCAAACTTCGTTTGGGATGGCTGACGTCAAGAGTGCGGCCTTACGGCCGAGGTAAGTCGTGGAACTCCGTTCCACACCAGGGTAGGTGTAGCCTTTCGGCCGGAATTACGTTTTCCAAACTTCGTTTGGAGATGAAAGTCGTGGGTCTTCAACCCACACCCGTAGATGTGCGGCCTTACGGCCGAGGTGAGTCGTGGAACTCCGTTCCACACTAGGGCAAGAGGGGGATCTCCAGCAATCCCCCTCTTGCATCTCCCCGTGCCGCCCCAGACGAAGTTGTGATCCCTACGTGGCTATTTGAAAATGACTGACGCTTCCGATGGGGCATCCAAGCCCCCCGAAAGCTAGCCTCACATCCATGTGAGTCTCACGCCATTTTCTGCAATCCACTCCGGTAACTTCGATGGGGATTTGTCGTAGCTTCTACCTGCAACCTCACTACCTAGAACAAACTTAACTCTGACCCAACTTTTCATTTATAAGTATCATTAGTGATCGGGCGCAACGCCGCCAGCAGGGGCAGACAAAGCGCGTAGCGGTTTGGCTGTCCCTCTGGCTGGCCTTGTTAGCCTTTTTGCTGCGCACGAAGTTTGCTATAAACATCTTTGGCATTTTCAATAAGCTCAAATTTAGGCACGTTGGCGCCACCCATGCCTGGAAAACTATTGCCACCAAAGAAATTCGCCATTTGGTTTTCATGGCCAAATGTAACCGTGCCTGACAAATCGCTTTTTTCTGTAAGACTGACGTCAGTTAAAGTTGCCAAATTAAGACTTTTAACACCTTTGCTGAAAAGACCAGAAATAATAATGGCTCTTCGGTCTGTTAGGCCGTAAAACGTTTTTGCTCGCTTTTTTGAGTCGTAGATAAACCGACCAAAAATCATGTACAGCCCAACAATGACGAATGGGAGGCCAAACAGAGGAAAGACATAAGCAATAGCGCCAGCATCGTCTTTGGGGATACTAAGAACCATAACTTCCCAAAATATGGCAAAACCACCCCAAAGAAGACTGAATGGAATCATGAATATATCAGATCCTCTAAACACAGTTCCTTGTTTAGGCGCACCGGCCCAGATCAACTTTTCTCCTGAATCTAGTTCTCTCTGAACTATTTGTTGTGCGTCGAAGTTCATATTTCTCCTGTAAGGCTAACGCTTTGCTAATTGGCTGCCGCAGCGTAGCGTAGGCAGTCCAGTGGAGGCCACGCTGTTTGTGGCCGGAACGAAATTAAGCAACTTGTTATGTTTTACCACACCGATACCTTTGTCTCGATGTAGATTGAATGCTCATCCAGTTCACCAGTTGGTAGCAAAGTGACTGACTCGATCTGAACTAATTTACCATCGAGAACGCTATCAGAAAGCCAAAAATCTTCTCTGGCTACTGAATACTCTGGTTGCCCCATGCTGCCCGGATACGCACCATTTAGATCGTCATCCAATGGCTCGATTGCAACGATATCGTAAAGCTGGCCATCTTCTACAACTGGGCCAACGTGTGTAATTTTGCCTTTTGAAATATCCGGTGACAGTGAAGCCCACCATTCAGAGGTGCCAATATGAGGGTGTTCAGCAAAAAATTCTGGAAATGACGATTGAAGATCTTTGTTTAATTCAGAAGCCCAATCAGCACTTTCTTTTTCTAGGTCGAAGATTACATCCATGTCATTTCCTTTAAAACATACGCCCCACTTAAGGGCAAATACCGCAGGCTAAACTAAAGAGCGCAGCGACTGAGAGCCTGCGAGTATTTGTCCCAGTGTGCGCAGCACACGACTACAGTGGCTTGTATGGTTAATCCTGTTCCATTTTAGGGTAAATTGGAGGCCCACCCTCAATGGCCGTTGAGGGTCTTTATGCAGTAGCTCGATTGAATGGCGGCTCCTCTTACGAGAGACCGGTAACAAGTGAGTAGCGCTGCATAACTCCTAGCAATAACTCGAACAGTCATTGGGGCCTCGAGCCCGTATAGCAAGGCAGAGTAAGCTTATAATGAACAACCATAAAAACCAAACTGAAATCAATGTCGGCGTTGATGTCGGTAAGTCACAGCTCGATATCGTTCTACATCCACTCGACCTACATTTATCTATCCCAAATGACCCTGAACATATCCAGAAAGTCATTCAGGTACTTAAGAAGCATCCGGTAAAACGCATCGTCACTGAGGCGACGGGTCGTTATGAGCATGCCTTTGTCTTTGCCTGCGATAAAGCTAATTTACCCGTTGTTATCGTCAATCCAATCAAAGTTCGTCGCTTTGCCTAAGCTATCGGTGTCATGGCGAAAACAGACAGAATTGATGCTTCAGTCATCGCTCAATTTTCGGCAATCATTAAACCTGAGATAAAGCAACTTCCGGATGAACAGTCAAAAATAATCAAAGACTTACTAATCAGACGAACTCAGCTACTTGAAATGGCAACAATGGAAAAAAATCGTCTCCAAATCATGCCCAAAGAGCTTCATAAATCAATTAATACTTTGCTTAAATCACTTAACCAGCAAATAGATAAACTTACGGAAAAACTCGATAAGCTCGTAGCCCAGGTCAAAGAATGGCGCGTCAAATCGGAAATATTGACGAGTGTTCCTGGGGTGGGGAAAGTGCTTTCCTACACTCTGCTTAGTGAAATGCCAGAGTTAGGAAAACTAAACCGAAAAGAAATTGCCGCCCTAGTTGGTGTCGCTCCCATGAACCGCGAAAGTGGTTCTTACAAGGGTAAACGCAGGATCCGTGGTGGTCGCCACAGAATACGTACAGTCATGTTTATGGCGATGATGTCTGCCATACAGTGTAATCCTGTTTTTAAGCGCTATTACCAGCGTCTCAAAGCGGCTGGAAAAATGCCGAAAGTAGCACTGATCGCCTGCATGCGAAAGCTCATCGTGATCTTGAATACCATGCTTAAAAGCGAGGAGCTGTGGTGCGCAAAAAACGGATAAATATATTGACTAAACACCACAGTCACTTGTTATATGGCATGAGCTTCAACGAAGTAGCTACTTTTATCAAAATCCCAGCTGATTGGTTTTACCAAGAAAGGATTGAGAAAGTCCGTATTTGCTGCAAGAACTGGATAGCACCCAAACATGGGTTGATCAGGGTTGGTTTCACCAAACTCTTTCTTAAACGCGTCCAACTCAAAATCCCAAAGCTCGTTTTCAGCAACAAGCTCTTCTGTTTCCTCTGAGTACTCAGCGATATAACGCCTCACTTTATACTTTTCGTCGATCATCTGCTTGCCATATAACGCCTGCGTTTGGGGCTGGAGCCGCGTAGCGGCGGAAGTCCCAGCACCGAAGGTGCGAACAACACGCACTGGTTAGGCGATTTATAGATTAAGTTTGCTGATAACACTGGATAATGTTGCTTCATTTTTAGTGTCTTTTACTGATGCTAAAAGATCTACCGCCATTTCAGCCAGGTCAGGATTGTCGCATTTTGTGTATTTGTAAATTAACTCTTTGAATCTACCAAGAGTGATATTTCTCTCAATTTCAATAGAGTATAAATCCTGTGAAATATTCCATATGTACGAGATCAACTTCCTGAGCCCACTACAATTACTCCCTTCATAGCTGAAAATCCATAAATCTCCTGAACTATCGATGATATGCTCTGTGAGGTTTCTTTGAATATTGTAGGGAACAATGGCTTTATCACCGCTAATTTCTCCATAGAACTTATCAAGAACAAATAGGTTGCTCTGTCTTAGTTCAATTATTGGATAATTCATGTCGATCTCCATTCGCCTAACGCCCTGTTATGGGGCGGATTAAGCTTGGCTATACTAGCGAAGAATGAGCATCAGCCAAGCATTAAGACGTCCATTCCATAAACAGCTTGTTATATGAATTTACCGTATAAGCCTTGAATGCTAAACTCATAACTAGAAAATTGCTCAGAACTTGAAATATCCATACATGTTATTTTAAAAGAAACTTTAACAGCCCCTTCTGGCAAAGCTAAATCATTAAAACATTGATCAACAAAGCCACCATCTGAATTTCTAACTTCCGCTGAGATTTTAATAGAGCTAAGTTTTTCAAATTCCAATGATGAGACCTCTCCAGAAATAACCAAGTGTGAAGAGCCTGAATCTCTAGTAACAATCCTATTAGAACTATTAAGAACTTGAAATTTTTCTATCTTATGGGCAATTTCAATACGGTCTTCATGAAAGAGAGATTCAACAAAAACCATTCCATTTAGAATCAATGCGGCAGCAAGAGAAAAGCCGATCCCCC contains the following coding sequences:
- a CDS encoding ABC transporter ATP-binding protein; translated protein: MTKEPYALVIDSLRKTYKGGVEAVKGISLKVEAGDFFALLGPNGAGKSTTIGVICSLVQKSSGKVKVFEHDIDTQLELAKMSIGLVPQEFNFNQFETVQQIVVNQAGYFGVSREVAFERAKKYLSQLDLWDKRNSPSRALSGGMKRRLMIARALMHEPKLLILDEPTAGVDIELRRSMWTFLTDLNRQGVTIILTTHYLEEAEMLCRNIGIIDKGELVECTSMKSLLSRLNMETFVFDLKADINEAPTLEGISCRLTDPHTLEVDVEKAHSINSVFAQLTEQGIEVLSMRNKANRLEELFVELVEQGKGGTKV
- the hpt gene encoding hypoxanthine phosphoribosyltransferase, translating into MKHTTEVMISADEIEQQLDILAAQINAHYANSERLLMVGLLKGSVVFMADLCRRIKGHVEIDFMSVSSYGNAMTSSRDVKILKDVQSDIEGRDVLIVEDLIDSGNTLNKVREMLLLREPKSLALCTLLDKPERREVDVPVDFIGFTIPDEFIVGYGIDYAEQYRNLPYIAKVVPLD
- a CDS encoding flavin prenyltransferase UbiX, which encodes MNYPKRAKAISLAWTGASGAPYGLKLLECLLMADYQVFLMISSAARVVLATEHGLQLSANGDKAKAQLLALFAERGNEVAGELYVLGKEEWFSPPASGSAAPKQMVICPCSTGTLAAVATGMSNSLLERAADVVIKERGQLILVPRETPFSSIHLEHMLSLSRLGTTIMPAAPGFYHDPKSVEDLVDFMVARILDHLGVDHGLTKRWGYDKHSADNRDN
- the mpl gene encoding UDP-N-acetylmuramate:L-alanyl-gamma-D-glutamyl-meso-diaminopimelate ligase, which gives rise to MHVHILGICGTFMGGLALLARANGHKVTGSDANVYPPMSTQLEEQGIELIQGFDPSQLGQNEDDAPDLVVIGNAMSRGNPCVEAVLNRGLRYTSGPQFLAEHILPNRWVLAVSGTHGKTSTSSMLAWILEDCGYGPGFLIGGVPQNFGVSARLGDSPFFVVEADEYDSAFFDKRSKFVHYQPRTLVINNLEFDHADIFDDLKAIQRQFNHVIRTVPGQGKVIWPSASDAVREVIDMGCWSEQETYNLMAGSPGWYSELLSEDGHSFEVFFDGESQGVLDWSLIGLHNVENATMAIAAARHVGVKPAAAIEALTRFAPPKRRMELIGTVNDIAVYDDFAHHPTAIATTLQGCRAKVGEGRIIVVLEPRSNTMKRGVHKDTLAGSMALADAAYLYQADNIDWDVEAAMAKAELPVTVLYQIDELVETVAAAARLGDTIIVMSNGGFGGLHGKLLAKLEEIKA
- a CDS encoding DUF7683 domain-containing protein — translated: MIDEKYKVRRYIAEYSEETEELVAENELWDFELDAFKKEFGETNPDQPMFGCYPVLAANTDFLNPFLVKPISWDFDKSSYFVEAHAI